A part of Kitasatospora acidiphila genomic DNA contains:
- a CDS encoding recombinase family protein has translation MSDDLVRLAQWGKLDGQNWAGLTRLSTEEAEGELSELATDDPSQRRFVTGRDIKSTDEQEKDDREYVEARGGRYVYTYTEPDTSAWKRKRVRLPDGEVVYRVVRPVFEGALTDLKAGKTPTGERLDGLIVYDIDRLTRDPRHLEDAIEVVQHYGRPIIDITGTLDLLTDNGRAMARVITAMNNKSSADTSRRVVRKHKAMQQKGIPGGGPRPFGWNEDRRTLHPEEAKLLRDAAKHLIDGGTFYSILARWEAEGVRTSVGNPWTYRAFKKSMSNPRICGYRSRVDIEFDPETGTEKSHTTIVYDDQGQPVIGLHEPILTVEQWQAVRDIIKESAERGAGHNTRAYLATGTLRCGKEDCGAKLRAMKASPSQKKPEGYYFYQCPARSTRHGCGGVRINGPEADELIRKLVIAKHEEEAAERDAVTAEEVWPSEEKLTNVREDIADARQARRNRQISAERYYQDLAEYEAEERRLLKERGAWQRRARAHHGQPIDMEAEWDRPGITLADRRAYLERAFTAIVVLPVGRGSRAPLRDRLVPIYHDKA, from the coding sequence ATGAGCGATGACCTGGTGAGGCTGGCGCAGTGGGGCAAGCTCGATGGGCAGAACTGGGCGGGCTTAACTCGTCTGTCCACCGAGGAGGCCGAGGGAGAGCTATCGGAGTTGGCAACTGATGATCCGTCACAGCGCCGATTCGTGACCGGCAGGGACATCAAGAGCACTGACGAGCAAGAGAAGGACGACCGGGAGTACGTAGAGGCCCGTGGCGGCCGGTACGTCTACACCTACACCGAGCCCGACACTTCCGCATGGAAGCGCAAGCGGGTACGCCTGCCGGATGGCGAGGTGGTCTACCGTGTAGTGCGCCCGGTATTCGAAGGCGCCTTGACCGACCTTAAGGCGGGAAAGACGCCCACCGGTGAGCGCCTTGACGGCCTCATCGTTTACGACATCGACCGGCTCACACGCGATCCACGCCACTTGGAAGACGCAATCGAAGTGGTGCAGCACTACGGGCGGCCGATCATCGACATCACGGGCACTCTCGATCTACTGACCGACAACGGCAGGGCCATGGCGCGTGTCATCACTGCCATGAACAACAAGTCGTCTGCCGACACGTCACGCAGAGTCGTGCGCAAGCACAAGGCCATGCAGCAGAAGGGCATACCCGGTGGCGGTCCGCGTCCGTTCGGATGGAACGAAGACCGCCGCACCCTGCACCCTGAGGAGGCAAAGCTCCTACGGGACGCGGCGAAACACCTGATCGACGGGGGCACCTTCTATTCGATCCTCGCCCGCTGGGAGGCCGAGGGCGTCCGCACCTCTGTGGGCAACCCCTGGACCTACCGGGCGTTCAAGAAGTCGATGAGTAACCCGCGCATCTGCGGATACCGCTCCCGCGTAGACATCGAGTTCGACCCGGAGACCGGCACCGAGAAGAGCCACACCACCATCGTGTATGACGACCAGGGCCAGCCGGTCATAGGGCTGCACGAGCCGATCCTGACCGTCGAGCAGTGGCAGGCCGTCAGGGACATCATCAAGGAGAGCGCCGAACGGGGCGCCGGCCACAACACCCGTGCCTACCTTGCCACCGGAACCCTGCGATGCGGCAAGGAGGACTGTGGCGCCAAGCTACGGGCGATGAAGGCCAGCCCGAGCCAGAAGAAGCCGGAGGGCTACTACTTCTACCAGTGCCCCGCCAGGTCCACACGCCATGGCTGCGGTGGTGTGCGCATCAACGGGCCGGAGGCCGATGAGCTGATCCGCAAGCTGGTGATCGCCAAGCATGAGGAGGAAGCAGCCGAGCGAGATGCCGTGACCGCCGAGGAAGTCTGGCCGAGCGAAGAGAAGTTGACCAATGTTCGCGAGGATATCGCCGATGCCAGGCAGGCCCGCCGCAATCGGCAGATCAGCGCGGAGCGCTACTACCAGGACCTTGCCGAGTACGAGGCCGAGGAGCGACGCCTCCTGAAGGAGCGCGGTGCCTGGCAACGCAGGGCTCGCGCCCATCATGGCCAACCGATCGACATGGAGGCGGAGTGGGACCGCCCTGGCATCACGCTGGCGGACAGGCGCGCCTACCTGGAGAGGGCGTTCACCGCAATCGTAGTTCTGCCGGTGGGACGGGGCAGCCGCGCACCACTACGTGACCGGCTGGTCCCGATCTACCACGACAAGGCGTAG
- a CDS encoding replication initiator, producing the protein MNGNPFEDPSARRAYLEQQERLRRLSAVDRDLVRLGQMPRLDRWLEQIEATGGCAHPVYVAGRSSTFDAMSGELLREYSSEGEPGGRLAMRCRNRRASVCPSCSRQYQGDAWQLVKAGLVGGKGVPDTVTAHPMVFVTLTAPSFGRVHRVGRCVRPRDGGCVHGLPLGCGQHHAEGAPVVGQPLCPACYDYPEHVLWHAHAGRLWSGFMDAMYYRLGVVGGVGKGAVRRVLRLSAIKVAEYQRRGAVHFHAVLRLDGPMDPGALGPGAAISATEGPAVLKYEPPVWASSELLASLVRPAAASVSVGVPVSEAVAVGALRFGAQVEVHPVTGPGGVVDERVAAYLAKYTTKSADASGALDHRIVRADEIGFLRVPDHIRALVGTAWRLGGLAEFAHLHLRLWAHALGFRGHCLTKTRVYSTTFGRLQADRARFKRGRLVDAERETVVVGEWRLAGLGHSPAEALIAAGIAEDLHRARELARDHLTPGWVGGARRGPGGSDQGWQTGADHGS; encoded by the coding sequence ATGAACGGCAATCCGTTCGAGGACCCGTCGGCGCGGCGGGCCTACCTTGAACAGCAGGAACGCCTGCGGCGACTGTCGGCAGTAGATCGGGACTTGGTGCGGCTGGGGCAGATGCCCCGGCTGGACCGGTGGTTGGAGCAGATCGAGGCGACCGGCGGGTGTGCCCACCCGGTCTACGTGGCCGGACGGTCGTCCACCTTTGATGCGATGTCGGGTGAGCTGCTGCGTGAGTACAGCAGCGAGGGTGAGCCGGGCGGGCGGTTGGCAATGCGCTGCCGCAACCGGCGGGCGAGTGTGTGTCCGTCGTGCTCGCGCCAGTACCAGGGTGATGCCTGGCAGTTGGTGAAGGCCGGGCTTGTCGGCGGGAAGGGTGTCCCGGACACGGTGACGGCGCATCCGATGGTGTTCGTCACGCTGACGGCTCCGTCCTTCGGTCGGGTGCATCGGGTGGGGCGGTGTGTGCGGCCCCGGGATGGGGGTTGCGTTCACGGGCTGCCGCTGGGCTGTGGGCAGCATCACGCCGAGGGTGCGCCGGTGGTGGGCCAGCCGCTGTGCCCGGCTTGCTACGACTATCCCGAGCACGTCCTGTGGCACGCGCACGCGGGCCGGTTGTGGTCCGGGTTCATGGACGCCATGTACTACCGGCTTGGCGTGGTCGGCGGGGTTGGCAAGGGGGCGGTGCGCCGGGTCCTGCGGCTTTCCGCAATCAAGGTCGCCGAATACCAGCGCAGGGGCGCGGTGCACTTCCATGCGGTGCTGAGGCTCGATGGACCTATGGACCCCGGGGCGCTTGGTCCGGGTGCTGCGATCAGTGCCACGGAGGGTCCGGCGGTCTTGAAATATGAGCCGCCCGTATGGGCGTCCTCAGAGTTACTGGCGTCTTTGGTGCGGCCGGCTGCGGCGTCGGTGTCGGTGGGGGTGCCGGTGTCGGAGGCGGTGGCGGTGGGGGCGTTGCGGTTCGGGGCTCAGGTGGAGGTGCATCCGGTGACGGGCCCGGGTGGGGTGGTGGATGAGCGGGTGGCCGCGTATCTGGCCAAGTACACGACGAAGAGCGCGGATGCGTCGGGGGCGCTGGATCACCGGATCGTTCGTGCCGATGAGATCGGCTTTCTTCGCGTGCCGGACCACATCCGGGCGTTGGTGGGGACGGCGTGGCGGCTCGGGGGCCTGGCGGAGTTCGCGCATCTGCATCTGCGGTTGTGGGCACACGCCTTGGGCTTTCGGGGCCATTGCCTGACCAAGACGCGGGTGTACTCCACCACGTTCGGCAGGTTGCAGGCGGATCGTGCTCGCTTCAAGCGGGGGCGCCTGGTGGACGCGGAGCGCGAAACGGTGGTGGTGGGTGAGTGGCGTTTGGCGGGGCTGGGGCACTCCCCGGCGGAAGCGCTGATCGCTGCCGGTATCGCTGAAGACCTGCACCGGGCCCGGGAGCTTGCCCGCGACCACCTGACCCCCGGGTGGGTGGGTGGGGCGCGGCGGGGACCCGGAGGGTCTGACCAGGGGTGGCAGACGGGGGCGGATCATGGAAGCTGA
- a CDS encoding FtsK/SpoIIIE domain-containing protein gives MSNMNLVGGAQPTQFPYGIWALAAAIGVCVVLAIVSPWLKRRVPHAWWAVWGFPSTVLRVVWTWRRLADLQGLSVARRPALAVLGGVVLKGRALRPVKPRMGFPRWQLGGLVVEVRMHPGQTPEEYVAAAESMAHAWRVFSVRAVSEQRGTVRLSALAWDPLVMPFTPLTRSAGLLSAVVGIWDDGAWWRIDLRKVPHWLIVGATRSGKSTMLAALVHQWARQRVALVGLDLKGGMELSLFGPRLTALATNRSEAADLLDQLVEILLGRMALCRMEGVRSVWELPERERPVPVIVLVDEVAELYLMASTADRAEVARVSTAMLRIGQLGAALGVHLVLAGQRFGSELGQGVTSLRAQLGGRVCFRVMDEGTAEMVLGDVDGTAVDAAQMISEDFPGLAVALGAPGGGWRRARTHAITPRQAEEVAKEFAHLTPAMRDLYPASVGGVGGE, from the coding sequence ATGAGCAACATGAACTTGGTCGGGGGTGCCCAGCCCACTCAATTCCCCTACGGGATATGGGCGTTGGCGGCGGCAATCGGTGTGTGCGTCGTGTTGGCGATCGTGTCGCCGTGGTTGAAGCGCAGGGTGCCGCACGCGTGGTGGGCGGTGTGGGGGTTCCCGTCGACGGTGTTGCGGGTGGTGTGGACGTGGCGTCGGCTGGCTGATTTGCAAGGCCTGTCGGTGGCTCGGCGGCCTGCGCTGGCCGTGCTTGGCGGGGTGGTGTTGAAGGGTCGGGCGCTTCGGCCGGTGAAGCCTCGAATGGGCTTTCCGCGTTGGCAGTTGGGTGGCCTGGTCGTCGAGGTGAGGATGCACCCTGGGCAGACGCCGGAGGAGTACGTGGCGGCGGCTGAGTCGATGGCGCACGCGTGGCGGGTGTTCTCGGTGCGGGCGGTGTCCGAGCAGCGAGGGACGGTGCGACTGTCGGCGCTGGCGTGGGATCCACTGGTGATGCCGTTCACGCCGCTGACGCGTTCAGCGGGGCTGTTGTCGGCGGTGGTCGGGATCTGGGATGACGGGGCGTGGTGGCGGATCGACCTGCGCAAGGTGCCGCACTGGCTGATCGTCGGTGCGACGCGTTCCGGCAAATCCACGATGCTCGCCGCACTCGTTCACCAGTGGGCTCGGCAGCGGGTGGCGCTGGTGGGACTCGACCTGAAAGGCGGCATGGAGCTGTCCCTGTTCGGGCCGCGTCTGACGGCGCTTGCCACCAACCGCAGTGAGGCGGCGGACCTGCTCGATCAGTTGGTTGAGATCCTGCTTGGTCGGATGGCGTTGTGCCGGATGGAGGGGGTGCGTTCGGTTTGGGAGTTGCCGGAGCGTGAGCGGCCTGTCCCGGTGATCGTGCTCGTGGATGAGGTGGCCGAGCTGTACCTGATGGCGTCCACGGCCGATAGGGCGGAGGTTGCCCGGGTGTCGACCGCCATGCTGCGGATCGGTCAGCTGGGTGCGGCGCTGGGGGTGCATCTGGTGCTGGCCGGGCAGCGGTTCGGGTCCGAGCTGGGTCAGGGGGTGACCTCGCTTCGCGCACAGCTGGGCGGGCGGGTCTGCTTCCGGGTCATGGACGAAGGCACTGCCGAAATGGTGCTTGGCGACGTCGACGGCACGGCCGTGGATGCGGCGCAGATGATCTCCGAGGACTTCCCGGGGCTGGCGGTCGCGCTCGGTGCTCCGGGTGGTGGTTGGCGTCGGGCTCGGACCCACGCGATCACGCCGCGCCAGGCAGAGGAGGTCGCTAAGGAGTTCGCGCACCTGACTCCGGCGATGCGTGACCTGTACCCGGCGAGTGTGGGCGGGGTGGGTGGCGAATGA
- a CDS encoding RDD family protein has protein sequence MTDLQGWRALVGERRPSPGRERRPAVPGLADWSTRAMATLVEISIAMGIMQAYSVVLYLARPPFALIQALALLVGIQMQPLFRFFYWVLPLAFLVWQAALRGRTGQSLGQRLMRIVTVDEDTAAPLGPARSVMRSVLHVVDIGSVFFGFLRPVVHYRRQTLADQICRSLVVEMDVINQIAQESQEVKA, from the coding sequence ATGACGGATCTTCAGGGATGGCGGGCGCTGGTGGGTGAGCGGCGCCCGTCGCCGGGTCGGGAGCGTCGGCCCGCTGTGCCGGGGCTGGCGGACTGGTCGACTCGGGCCATGGCCACGCTGGTGGAGATCAGCATCGCCATGGGGATCATGCAGGCCTATTCGGTGGTCTTGTATCTCGCTCGGCCGCCGTTCGCGCTGATTCAGGCGCTGGCGCTGCTGGTCGGCATCCAGATGCAGCCGCTGTTCCGGTTCTTCTACTGGGTGCTCCCGCTGGCGTTTCTGGTGTGGCAGGCAGCGCTGCGCGGTCGCACCGGTCAGTCGCTCGGACAACGCCTGATGCGGATTGTGACGGTGGATGAGGACACCGCCGCCCCGTTGGGTCCGGCCCGGTCGGTGATGCGCTCGGTGCTGCATGTGGTGGACATCGGGTCGGTGTTCTTCGGGTTCCTGCGGCCGGTGGTGCATTACCGGCGCCAGACGCTGGCCGATCAGATCTGCCGCTCGCTGGTGGTCGAGATGGACGTGATCAACCAAATCGCACAAGAGTCTCAGGAGGTGAAGGCATGA
- a CDS encoding GntR family transcriptional regulator, producing the protein MAVRPKALYQQVAAEMRRSIARGRWKPGEKIPTEDQLTVLYEVSRATIRQAVAELRNEGLLSVEQGRGTFVREPRREPDPVYVERTVFEHADGTFNGPGCWQHDETPTVYTVRLEDAPAAILRIDEGEAAYLVDRLITHKPTGARARHAMLLPMERIIGTALATDPNVLPAEAYAVLTATHGPIEFREGITARMPNPDENAALHVPDGTPVLITQRVTQTQDAAKRLMLETLTFGATGVHLTYTHRAVIGGS; encoded by the coding sequence ATGGCAGTGCGACCAAAGGCCCTGTATCAGCAGGTCGCCGCAGAGATGCGACGCTCCATCGCACGCGGCCGATGGAAGCCAGGCGAGAAGATCCCCACCGAAGACCAACTGACCGTCCTGTACGAGGTCTCGCGCGCCACCATCCGCCAAGCCGTCGCCGAACTACGCAACGAAGGCCTCCTGTCCGTCGAGCAGGGACGCGGAACCTTCGTCCGCGAGCCCCGCCGCGAACCCGACCCCGTCTACGTCGAGCGCACCGTCTTCGAGCACGCGGACGGCACCTTCAACGGCCCCGGCTGCTGGCAGCACGACGAGACGCCAACGGTCTACACCGTCCGACTCGAAGACGCCCCCGCCGCCATCCTGCGAATCGACGAAGGCGAAGCCGCCTACCTGGTCGACCGCCTGATCACCCACAAGCCCACCGGCGCCCGCGCCCGACACGCCATGCTGCTCCCCATGGAACGGATCATCGGAACCGCGCTCGCCACCGATCCCAACGTCCTCCCCGCCGAGGCCTACGCCGTGCTGACCGCTACCCACGGCCCGATCGAGTTCCGCGAGGGCATCACCGCCCGCATGCCCAACCCCGACGAGAACGCCGCGCTTCACGTCCCCGACGGCACGCCCGTGCTCATCACCCAGCGCGTCACCCAGACCCAAGACGCCGCCAAGCGCCTGATGCTGGAAACCCTCACGTTCGGCGCTACCGGCGTGCACCTCACCTACACCCACCGCGCCGTGATCGGCGGTTCCTGA
- a CDS encoding glycine-rich domain-containing protein codes for MLDPRTLLSEEAFSGVVATVRQNNPGMVSEIAQRITTEALAFVAACAEFPELRLKPSRVVDEGWHALILHTRLYAELCTKLGVFVHHRPEAPDVTRHDPNALKRTMRAISTAGYPVDHALWAGPADTSIPVAADCEHSPPGPEGSCTGDCSNTGPNVA; via the coding sequence ATGCTCGACCCCCGAACCCTGCTGTCCGAGGAAGCTTTCTCGGGCGTCGTCGCCACCGTGCGGCAGAACAACCCGGGCATGGTGTCGGAGATCGCGCAGCGAATCACCACCGAAGCCCTTGCGTTCGTGGCAGCGTGCGCGGAATTCCCGGAGCTTCGATTGAAGCCCTCCCGCGTCGTGGACGAGGGATGGCACGCGCTGATCCTCCACACCCGCCTGTACGCGGAACTGTGCACGAAGCTCGGGGTGTTCGTTCACCATAGGCCTGAGGCACCGGACGTGACGCGCCACGACCCGAACGCGCTCAAGCGAACCATGCGAGCGATCAGCACCGCCGGCTACCCCGTGGATCACGCGCTGTGGGCCGGACCGGCGGACACGAGCATTCCCGTCGCGGCCGACTGTGAGCACAGCCCGCCCGGCCCTGAGGGGTCGTGCACTGGAGACTGCTCGAACACCGGGCCGAACGTCGCCTAG
- a CDS encoding NUDIX domain-containing protein encodes MAHNDIDAANQPRRRIGCVVLVTNADGDVLGVQTTYKPKPILPGGAARQGERSNSAGSRELFEETGIRRDLTGILAFDQTPANPATGATEGFNVVFNGGMLTDAEAAALSVPVDARDEIDALVWLPRDRLNELCEPYQARRIRQALYMLDRGQELPVLFAGEPAA; translated from the coding sequence TTGGCCCACAACGACATTGACGCCGCCAACCAGCCGCGCCGCCGCATCGGCTGCGTGGTGCTCGTGACCAACGCGGACGGTGACGTCCTCGGGGTTCAGACCACCTACAAGCCGAAGCCGATCCTGCCCGGCGGTGCTGCCCGCCAGGGTGAGCGGAGCAACTCTGCGGGCTCCCGTGAACTGTTCGAGGAAACCGGGATCCGGCGCGATCTGACGGGCATCCTGGCGTTCGACCAGACCCCCGCCAATCCGGCCACCGGTGCCACCGAGGGGTTCAACGTAGTTTTCAACGGCGGGATGCTGACCGACGCCGAGGCCGCCGCGCTGAGCGTGCCCGTCGACGCCCGGGACGAGATCGATGCGCTGGTGTGGCTGCCCCGTGACCGGCTCAACGAGCTCTGCGAGCCGTACCAGGCACGCCGCATCCGCCAGGCGCTGTACATGCTGGATCGGGGCCAGGAGCTGCCTGTGCTGTTCGCGGGCGAGCCTGCCGCGTAG
- a CDS encoding sigma-70 RNA polymerase sigma factor region 4 domain-containing protein: protein MSWIEWGDNSVTVLDPSAFTLARAIAVIGGSARQFSADEMVRLYLEEGLSIAKIAARLGCTGPLVSKRLREAGVRYRQPWPTQEPPSVGARTLADGSLKTIERKPL from the coding sequence GTGAGCTGGATCGAGTGGGGCGACAACTCCGTTACGGTGCTTGATCCTTCAGCGTTCACGCTTGCTCGCGCCATCGCCGTAATAGGCGGCAGCGCGCGTCAGTTCTCGGCCGACGAGATGGTGCGTCTCTACCTGGAAGAGGGGCTGTCCATCGCCAAGATTGCCGCCCGACTGGGCTGCACGGGCCCGCTGGTCAGCAAACGCCTGAGAGAGGCAGGGGTGCGCTATCGCCAGCCCTGGCCAACCCAAGAGCCCCCGTCCGTCGGCGCGCGCACGTTGGCGGACGGGAGCCTCAAGACAATCGAGAGGAAGCCTCTATGA